In a single window of the Flavivirga spongiicola genome:
- a CDS encoding gluzincin family metallopeptidase, whose translation MKLRLFSYIIFTLICFTSFSQNKIDVKAVFDIENKQIKISQTIQYQNTTQDELQTIYLNDWSNSYSTKKTPLAIRIADEYKNDFHLAKNGDRGYSAITSIKQNNEDLVFQQLKNQIDIIKVELKAPLKPNDSYKIHLEYIVQIPNAKFTSYGITDSGNLNLRYWYITPAIYNGEWQYYSNQNLDDLFIPKSDITLEIEHPNNYTLTSELNLSKQIQLADKQIIKLEGKNRNSNKLFLSKGSNFNTIQSEDFSIVSNISDEGLEVIEKVLITEKVTKFILKNFGEYPHKKLLLTEIDNVKDPVYGVNFLPKFIKTYPIHFQYELKLLKIALHNYLENTLLVNPRKEQWLLDGIQIYYLMNYVEEYYPNMKFLGALADFWGVKSFHISDMMYNDKYTLAAMSAARTNRDQPLTMQKDSLLKFNTNIANKYKAGIGLKYLDDFINEQVLENSITSFLSNNKLKQITAKDFEIYLKSKTNKNIDWFFEDYLTTRKKIDFKIRKVLKTEDSITLTIKNKRDNSMPISLYTLNNDSIISKTWIENITKSKTLTIPRNNADKLVLNYEKIVPEINLRDNWKSLKGFFFNNKPLQFRLFKDIEDPHYNQVFLMPIAEFNNIYDGLTLGMRAYNTTILRKLFKYKIEPSYAFKSRSLTGSASLSKTHYFNNDLFAINYGIVGSYTSYAEDLFVRQIKPSVTLLFRRNDDLRSNKRQTLKFRYLDIKRDEDVLNISPTFRPNYKLFNIRYRNSNDNLINFNKWYADFQIGEKFSKMSFNYEYRRLFQSNRQLNLRMFAGAFLKNKTDITSDYFSFALDRPTDYLFDLPYLGRSEASGIFSQQYIDAEGGFKSKLETPFANQWITTFNASTTLWKYILAYGDIGFVKNKFNDPHFVYDSGVRVNLVTDYFEIYFPVYSNLGWEIGQPNYDEKIRFKFTVDPQVLLGLFRRRWY comes from the coding sequence TTGAAATTACGCCTATTTAGTTACATCATTTTTACCCTAATATGCTTTACAAGCTTCAGTCAAAATAAGATTGATGTAAAGGCGGTTTTTGATATTGAGAACAAACAAATCAAAATATCACAAACTATTCAATATCAAAACACAACACAAGATGAACTACAAACTATTTATTTAAACGATTGGAGCAATAGTTATTCTACAAAAAAGACACCATTAGCTATACGAATTGCAGATGAATACAAAAATGATTTTCATTTAGCTAAAAACGGGGATAGAGGATATTCTGCTATCACTTCCATCAAACAGAATAATGAGGATTTAGTATTTCAGCAGTTAAAAAACCAAATTGATATTATTAAAGTTGAATTAAAAGCCCCATTAAAACCAAATGATTCTTATAAAATTCATTTAGAATATATCGTTCAAATCCCAAATGCTAAATTTACAAGTTACGGTATCACAGACTCTGGTAATTTAAATTTAAGATATTGGTATATAACGCCAGCTATATATAATGGTGAATGGCAATATTATAGCAATCAAAATTTAGATGATTTATTCATCCCTAAATCGGATATCACACTGGAAATTGAACATCCAAACAATTACACTTTAACTTCAGAATTAAATTTAAGTAAACAGATTCAATTAGCTGATAAACAAATTATTAAACTAGAAGGAAAAAATAGAAACAGCAATAAACTATTTTTAAGTAAAGGTTCAAATTTCAATACCATACAATCCGAAGATTTTTCTATAGTCTCAAACATAAGTGACGAAGGATTAGAAGTCATAGAGAAAGTTTTAATTACAGAAAAGGTAACAAAGTTTATCTTAAAAAACTTTGGAGAATACCCTCATAAAAAACTCTTACTAACAGAAATTGATAACGTAAAAGATCCCGTTTATGGTGTAAATTTTTTACCAAAATTTATAAAAACTTACCCGATTCATTTTCAATATGAGCTTAAATTATTAAAAATCGCATTACACAATTATTTAGAAAACACCCTACTTGTAAATCCAAGAAAAGAACAGTGGTTGTTAGATGGTATACAAATTTATTATTTAATGAATTATGTTGAAGAATACTATCCTAACATGAAGTTTCTCGGTGCCTTAGCTGACTTCTGGGGCGTTAAATCTTTTCATATTTCAGACATGATGTATAATGATAAATATACACTAGCTGCGATGTCTGCTGCAAGAACTAATAGAGATCAACCGCTTACCATGCAAAAAGACTCTTTGCTTAAGTTTAACACTAATATTGCCAACAAATATAAAGCAGGTATCGGGCTTAAGTATTTAGACGATTTTATAAACGAACAAGTATTGGAAAATAGCATAACATCGTTTTTATCCAACAATAAATTAAAACAAATAACAGCCAAAGACTTTGAAATCTATTTAAAATCCAAAACAAACAAAAACATAGATTGGTTTTTTGAAGATTACCTAACGACCCGGAAAAAAATTGATTTCAAAATAAGAAAGGTTCTTAAAACCGAAGACTCCATAACGCTTACCATAAAAAATAAGCGAGATAATAGCATGCCTATTTCTTTATATACTTTGAATAATGACAGTATTATCTCTAAAACATGGATAGAAAACATTACAAAAAGTAAAACACTCACAATACCTAGAAACAATGCTGACAAGCTTGTTTTAAATTATGAAAAAATTGTTCCGGAAATCAATTTAAGAGACAATTGGAAATCATTAAAAGGCTTCTTCTTTAATAACAAACCATTACAATTTAGACTTTTCAAGGATATTGAAGATCCTCACTACAATCAGGTGTTTCTCATGCCTATTGCAGAATTTAATAATATTTATGATGGACTCACTTTGGGTATGCGAGCCTATAATACTACTATTTTAAGAAAGCTTTTTAAATACAAAATTGAGCCATCATACGCTTTCAAGTCAAGATCCCTAACAGGCTCAGCTTCTTTATCTAAAACTCATTATTTCAACAACGATCTATTTGCTATCAACTATGGCATCGTTGGAAGTTATACATCCTATGCGGAAGACCTATTTGTTAGACAAATAAAACCATCAGTAACACTGTTATTTAGAAGAAATGACGATTTACGCTCAAACAAAAGGCAAACATTAAAATTTAGATATTTAGATATTAAAAGAGATGAAGATGTACTTAATATCTCCCCCACTTTTAGACCAAACTATAAGCTTTTTAATATCCGCTATCGAAATTCTAATGATAATCTTATAAACTTTAATAAATGGTATGCCGATTTTCAAATTGGAGAAAAGTTCAGTAAAATGTCCTTTAACTATGAATATAGGCGATTATTTCAAAGTAACAGGCAATTAAATTTACGCATGTTTGCTGGTGCTTTTTTAAAAAATAAGACAGATATAACTTCAGATTATTTCAGTTTTGCGTTAGATAGACCAACAGATTATTTATTCGATCTTCCTTATTTAGGTCGTTCTGAGGCTTCTGGGATCTTCAGTCAACAATATATAGATGCCGAAGGTGGATTTAAATCCAAACTAGAAACACCTTTTGCAAACCAATGGATTACCACATTTAATGCAAGTACGACATTATGGAAATACATATTAGCTTATGGTGATATTGGATTTGTTAAAAACAAGTTTAATGATCCCCATTTTGTATATGATTCTGGTGTAAGAGTTAATTTAGTTACTGATTATTTTGAAATTTACTTCCCCGTATATTCTAACCTCGGTTGGGAAATAGGACAACCAAATTACGATGAAAAAATCAGATTTAAATTTACCGTAGACCCACAAGTGCTTTTAGGCTTATTTAGAAGAAGATGGTACTAA
- a CDS encoding alpha-ketoacid dehydrogenase subunit alpha/beta has product MQTIPNLKTDISFDDFKAEVLNDFKIAIKSRECSLLGRREVLTGKAKFGIFGDGKEVPQLAMAKAFLKGDWRSGYYRDQTFMMAIGELTIEQFFAGLYANTNLELEPMSAGRQMGGHFVTHSLNEDGNWKDLTKQYNSSADISPTAGQMPRLLGLAQASKIFRNVDNINTTNFSINGNEVAWGTIGNASTSEGLFFETINAAGVLQVPMVISIWDDEYGISVHAKHQTTKENISEILKGFQRDNEHKGYEILRVKGWDYANLMETYQEASNIARNEHVPVLIHVLELTQPQGHSTSGSHERYKDAERLEWEAQHDCNLKMREWIIESGIATNETLTEIERTIKREVREAKKKAWNTYLKPVLKEKQELISILTQVASSSPNKVFISKIKEDLAHIDEPTRKDILSSARKALRFLISETSKEKQQLGDWIDSIFKKIQPDFSSHLYSETGRSNILIKEVKPTYDNDAIQVDARIILRDNFDAIFSNYPEALIFGEDTGNIGDVNQGLEGLQEKHGELRVADTGIREATIIGQGIGMSLRGLRPIAEIQYLDYILYALQIISDDLATVHYRTKGKQKAPLIIRTRGHRLEGIWHSGSQMGGILNLARGVNILVPRNMTKAAGFYNTLLQGDDPAIVIECLNGYRLKEKMPNNLSTIKTPIGVVEIVKEGTDITLVSYGSTLRIVEETAKDLLSIGIDAEVIDVQSLLPFDLNHDIVKSIAKTNRVMIIDEDVPGGASAYILNEILNTQNAYQHLDSQPKTLTAKAHRPAYGNDGDYFSKPSAEDIFEAIYDVMHELNPADFPKLR; this is encoded by the coding sequence ATGCAAACTATTCCAAATTTGAAGACCGACATATCATTTGATGATTTTAAAGCAGAAGTTCTAAACGATTTCAAAATAGCTATTAAAAGTCGTGAATGTAGCTTACTTGGTAGACGTGAAGTCTTAACAGGTAAAGCTAAGTTTGGAATTTTTGGAGACGGTAAAGAAGTACCACAATTAGCTATGGCCAAAGCCTTTCTAAAAGGAGATTGGAGATCTGGTTATTACAGAGATCAAACATTCATGATGGCTATTGGTGAATTAACTATTGAACAATTTTTCGCAGGCCTATACGCTAATACAAATTTAGAATTAGAACCTATGTCTGCTGGTCGTCAAATGGGTGGTCATTTTGTAACACATAGTTTAAATGAAGACGGAAACTGGAAAGATCTCACAAAACAATATAACTCAAGTGCAGACATCTCTCCTACAGCTGGACAAATGCCTCGTTTGTTAGGTTTAGCTCAAGCGTCAAAAATCTTCAGAAATGTTGATAACATTAATACAACTAATTTCTCTATTAATGGAAATGAAGTTGCTTGGGGTACTATAGGAAATGCAAGTACGAGTGAAGGTTTGTTTTTTGAAACTATTAATGCTGCAGGCGTTTTACAAGTCCCTATGGTTATTAGTATTTGGGATGACGAATATGGCATTTCAGTACATGCAAAACACCAAACAACTAAAGAGAATATATCGGAAATTTTAAAAGGATTTCAACGAGATAACGAGCATAAAGGTTACGAAATACTACGTGTTAAAGGTTGGGATTATGCCAATCTTATGGAAACCTACCAAGAAGCTTCTAATATTGCCAGAAACGAGCATGTACCAGTACTCATTCATGTATTGGAATTGACACAACCACAAGGTCATTCAACTTCTGGGTCCCATGAAAGGTATAAAGATGCTGAACGTTTAGAATGGGAAGCTCAACACGATTGCAACTTAAAAATGCGTGAATGGATTATAGAAAGTGGGATTGCTACAAATGAAACGCTTACAGAAATTGAAAGAACCATTAAAAGGGAGGTTCGAGAAGCCAAAAAGAAAGCGTGGAATACCTATTTAAAGCCTGTTTTAAAAGAGAAACAAGAATTAATTTCTATATTAACACAAGTAGCTTCGTCTAGTCCTAACAAAGTGTTCATATCTAAAATTAAAGAAGACTTAGCGCATATAGATGAACCGACCAGAAAGGACATTCTATCAAGCGCGAGAAAGGCTTTAAGATTTCTTATAAGTGAAACATCTAAAGAAAAGCAACAACTTGGTGATTGGATTGATAGCATTTTCAAAAAAATACAGCCTGATTTTAGCTCGCATTTATATTCTGAAACTGGTAGATCGAACATTCTTATAAAAGAAGTAAAACCGACTTACGATAACGATGCCATTCAAGTTGATGCGCGTATCATTCTACGTGATAACTTTGATGCCATTTTCAGCAATTATCCTGAAGCACTTATTTTCGGAGAAGATACAGGTAATATTGGAGACGTAAATCAAGGTTTAGAAGGTTTACAAGAAAAGCATGGTGAATTACGTGTAGCAGATACCGGCATACGAGAAGCCACTATTATCGGACAAGGCATAGGTATGTCATTACGTGGATTAAGACCTATTGCAGAAATTCAATATCTTGATTATATTTTATATGCATTGCAGATAATTAGTGATGATTTAGCAACCGTACACTACAGAACCAAAGGCAAACAAAAAGCGCCATTGATAATAAGAACCAGAGGCCACAGGCTTGAAGGTATTTGGCACTCTGGCTCTCAAATGGGAGGTATTCTAAATTTAGCTAGAGGCGTAAACATTCTGGTACCAAGAAATATGACTAAAGCTGCTGGTTTTTACAATACACTTTTACAAGGTGATGATCCTGCTATAGTTATTGAATGCCTTAATGGTTATAGGCTAAAAGAAAAAATGCCAAACAACCTAAGCACTATAAAAACACCTATTGGCGTCGTTGAAATCGTTAAAGAAGGTACAGATATCACATTAGTTTCTTATGGATCGACCTTACGTATTGTAGAAGAAACCGCCAAAGATCTTTTATCCATTGGTATTGATGCAGAAGTTATAGACGTACAGTCTTTACTGCCTTTTGACTTAAATCATGATATCGTAAAGAGTATTGCTAAGACAAATCGTGTTATGATCATTGATGAAGATGTTCCTGGAGGTGCTTCGGCATATATTTTAAACGAAATATTAAATACTCAAAACGCCTATCAGCATCTTGACAGTCAACCAAAAACACTTACAGCAAAAGCACACAGACCGGCATACGGAAATGATGGCGACTATTTCTCAAAACCCTCTGCCGAGGATATTTTTGAAGCTATTTACGACGTCATGCATGAATTAAATCCTGCTGATTTTCCTAAATTACGATAA
- a CDS encoding AprA-related methyltransferase, producing MLTKLDKEQFRGTIFRHLDGIATATTAYSLHKNGVLQYLLNHKKSSIENLAKEFNANEGYLNVGLRVLSSQGWLNMNINNTNNTVHYETNAKSEKAFKLVPIYADAVNLLNYAVKFPEAGIGADAFNALEKAFVKYEQNFGLSMAKDGSIEHQVLKHIEGVIAAPIIVLLGLNGFFHKYFMEASFRAEEYHKDPESFKKILDFLSHLGWFTKKKNTYQFTNKGLFFAKRASAYGVTISYLPTFMKLDELIFGYPLVLKTSSPDEKEKHVDREMNVWGSGGAHSTYFKIIDDIIIELFNKPIDEQPKGILDMGCGNGAFIQHIFDVIEYKTLRGKMLDEYPLLLVGADFNQAALKVTRGNLIKADIWAKVIWGNIGRPDLLAKDLKEDYNIDLKDLLNVRTFLDHNRIWETPKQISERVSNSTGAYSYQGERISNNLVESSLLEHLQKWKGYVERFGLLIIELHTINPKLTANNLGKTAATAYDATHGYSDQYILEVDLFNKVATEAGLHPDPNYFTTFPNSKLATVSVNLLKGN from the coding sequence ATGTTAACAAAACTAGATAAAGAACAATTTAGAGGTACCATTTTTAGACATTTAGATGGTATTGCAACAGCAACAACAGCCTATTCACTTCACAAAAATGGTGTGCTACAATATTTGTTGAATCATAAAAAATCTAGTATTGAAAACCTAGCTAAAGAATTTAATGCAAACGAAGGCTACCTCAATGTTGGTTTGCGTGTATTATCCTCTCAGGGTTGGCTAAACATGAATATTAACAATACTAATAATACTGTCCATTATGAAACGAATGCTAAAAGTGAAAAGGCTTTTAAATTAGTACCAATATATGCTGATGCTGTAAATTTACTGAACTACGCTGTCAAATTTCCAGAAGCTGGTATTGGAGCAGATGCCTTTAATGCCTTAGAAAAAGCATTTGTAAAATATGAGCAAAATTTTGGTCTTTCTATGGCTAAAGACGGCTCTATTGAACACCAGGTTCTAAAGCATATAGAAGGTGTTATAGCTGCACCCATAATTGTATTATTAGGTCTTAATGGTTTTTTTCATAAATACTTTATGGAAGCCTCTTTTAGGGCTGAAGAATACCATAAAGATCCTGAAAGTTTCAAAAAAATACTTGATTTTTTATCACATTTAGGTTGGTTTACTAAAAAGAAAAATACTTATCAGTTTACCAATAAAGGATTGTTTTTTGCCAAACGCGCTAGTGCATATGGCGTTACCATTTCATATTTACCAACATTTATGAAATTAGATGAGCTTATTTTTGGATATCCTTTAGTGTTAAAAACTAGCTCACCAGACGAAAAAGAAAAACATGTAGATAGAGAAATGAATGTTTGGGGAAGTGGTGGTGCACACTCTACTTACTTTAAAATAATAGATGATATCATTATCGAATTATTCAATAAACCTATTGACGAACAGCCAAAAGGAATTTTAGACATGGGCTGTGGTAATGGTGCTTTTATCCAACATATTTTTGATGTCATCGAATACAAAACTCTAAGAGGTAAAATGCTTGATGAATACCCATTATTGCTTGTTGGTGCCGATTTTAATCAGGCTGCCTTAAAAGTAACAAGAGGTAACTTAATTAAAGCAGATATTTGGGCAAAGGTCATTTGGGGTAATATTGGTAGACCAGATTTATTAGCTAAAGATTTAAAAGAAGACTATAATATTGATTTAAAAGATTTATTGAACGTCAGAACTTTTTTAGATCACAATCGTATCTGGGAAACACCAAAACAAATTTCAGAGCGCGTAAGTAATTCAACTGGAGCTTATAGTTACCAGGGCGAACGCATTAGTAATAATTTAGTTGAAAGTTCTTTGTTAGAACATTTACAAAAATGGAAAGGCTATGTGGAACGATTCGGTTTATTGATTATAGAATTACACACTATAAATCCCAAATTAACAGCTAACAATTTGGGTAAAACAGCAGCCACAGCCTATGATGCCACGCATGGCTATAGTGATCAATACATTCTGGAAGTTGATCTGTTCAATAAAGTGGCTACTGAAGCCGGTTTACATCCAGACCCTAACTATTTTACAACGTTTCCCAATAGCAAATTAGCTACAGTAAGCGTTAACTTATTAAAAGGAAACTAA
- a CDS encoding energy transducer TonB: MKNFYIVFWVFFLIIYSTNAQQEEEIITKNEWLKHWTDFKPNLADNNEPTQILTGEIAEDIQLYKRETYLLLGHVFVKEGVTLTIEPGTVIIGDHETKASLTIAKGASIIADGLVTDPIVFTSNKSVKKPGDWGGIILLGDAPLNKFGRASVSSFYPELSPEYYKNTNYGGENVTSNSGILRFVRIEYAGKKTYTINSFSGLLLAGVGNETIVENVMVSYSAGESFKVWGGETNLKNMVSYRANGSDFNLNFGAQSQLLNSLAIRFPYISNSRGARCLDIRSYDKKDDIDFSKKGTSLVAENLTLVNNSKDFEFDIQSGLIKEGVYVGHNTLLNITKSMISGFKPAIVLEDEIQVDQPNLEKIKVTDMHFKNCRGYVFSKNDANNAALENWYANKEFLNMLSVGNRSKTFIADAKKAEIENKKAKNKVINKNIAIPFDLIELSPIFPGCERKEIGESKQCFQKKIRSHIANNFRYPEEALRNDIEGRVFIMFNIDSNGHVVNVKSRGPDKSLEEEAERMIKLLPKMQPGKQQGQTVKVSYGLPIAFKKTL; encoded by the coding sequence ATGAAAAATTTTTACATAGTATTTTGGGTCTTTTTTTTGATAATTTACAGTACGAATGCTCAACAGGAAGAAGAAATAATAACTAAGAATGAATGGTTAAAACATTGGACAGATTTCAAACCAAATTTAGCCGATAATAATGAGCCTACACAGATATTAACAGGTGAAATTGCTGAAGATATTCAACTTTATAAAAGAGAAACTTACTTATTGTTAGGACATGTTTTTGTAAAAGAAGGTGTTACTCTTACTATAGAACCTGGCACAGTAATAATTGGAGATCATGAGACAAAAGCATCTTTAACTATTGCCAAAGGAGCAAGCATAATTGCAGACGGTTTAGTAACAGATCCTATTGTTTTTACATCTAATAAAAGTGTTAAAAAACCTGGAGATTGGGGAGGTATAATTTTATTGGGCGATGCTCCCTTAAACAAATTTGGAAGAGCTTCCGTTTCTTCTTTTTATCCAGAATTATCCCCGGAATATTATAAAAACACAAATTATGGAGGTGAAAACGTTACAAGTAATTCTGGTATTTTAAGATTTGTAAGAATAGAATATGCGGGTAAAAAAACATATACAATAAACAGTTTTAGTGGTTTATTATTGGCAGGAGTAGGTAACGAAACAATTGTAGAAAATGTGATGGTAAGTTATTCTGCTGGAGAATCTTTTAAAGTTTGGGGAGGAGAGACCAATTTAAAAAATATGGTTTCTTATAGAGCTAATGGAAGTGATTTTAATCTTAACTTTGGTGCTCAATCTCAGTTACTTAATTCATTAGCTATTAGATTTCCTTATATATCCAACAGCAGAGGCGCAAGATGTTTAGATATAAGGTCTTATGATAAAAAGGATGATATTGATTTTTCTAAAAAGGGTACATCCTTAGTTGCTGAAAATTTAACGTTAGTTAATAATAGTAAGGATTTCGAATTTGATATTCAATCGGGATTGATAAAAGAAGGCGTTTATGTAGGACATAATACTTTGCTCAACATAACTAAAAGCATGATTTCTGGTTTTAAGCCGGCAATTGTTTTAGAAGATGAAATTCAAGTAGATCAACCAAATTTAGAAAAAATTAAGGTTACAGATATGCATTTCAAAAATTGTAGAGGATATGTGTTTTCAAAGAATGATGCTAACAATGCTGCTTTGGAAAATTGGTATGCCAATAAAGAATTTTTAAACATGCTTTCTGTAGGTAATCGTTCAAAAACATTTATTGCTGATGCAAAAAAAGCAGAAATTGAGAATAAAAAGGCAAAAAACAAAGTAATAAATAAGAATATTGCTATACCTTTTGATTTGATTGAACTAAGTCCTATTTTTCCAGGATGCGAAAGAAAGGAAATAGGAGAATCTAAACAATGTTTTCAAAAGAAAATACGATCACATATAGCTAACAATTTTCGCTATCCAGAAGAAGCACTAAGAAATGATATTGAAGGACGTGTATTCATTATGTTTAATATAGATTCTAATGGACATGTTGTTAATGTCAAATCAAGAGGACCGGATAAAAGTTTGGAAGAAGAAGCTGAACGTATGATTAAATTGCTACCAAAAATGCAACCTGGTAAGCAACAAGGGCAAACAGTTAAGGTGTCTTATGGGCTTCCTATTGCTTTTAAAAAGACATTATAG
- a CDS encoding peroxiredoxin family protein, which produces MKHIIITLLTLFVFACKQDIKINKLKTGTYRALLKVNETADLPFNFKVISENKLHILNAEEVIEVDDVTYKNDSVFIRMPVFEGYLVAKIENNKLVGRFVKAGLNRVMGFSAEKNRTRFDTSENAKHDISGNWETVFSPDSDANKYIAKGIFSQNGNMVTGTFRTTTGDYRYLEGVLDGNQLKLSTFDGAHAFFFSAMVTDSSMVGTFYSGDHFQEPFVAKRNNTYELPDANTLTFLKEGYDKVEFSFPDETGMMVSLNDARFKNKTVLVQIMGTWCPNCLDESKFYSEFYKNNRDKDIEIVALAFEYVKTEDAAFSNIKRLKDKTGIAYPVLLAQYGSSSKVKAQEKLPMLNHVLSYPTTIFIDKKRVVRKIHTGFNGPATGDKYVAFRKEFEAFVGEVLNE; this is translated from the coding sequence ATGAAACATATCATCATAACACTATTAACTCTTTTTGTCTTTGCTTGTAAACAGGACATTAAAATAAATAAGCTCAAGACAGGTACATACCGTGCTTTATTAAAAGTAAATGAGACAGCCGATTTACCATTTAATTTTAAGGTGATTTCTGAAAATAAATTACATATTTTAAATGCCGAAGAAGTTATTGAAGTTGATGATGTTACCTATAAAAATGACTCAGTATTTATAAGAATGCCCGTTTTTGAAGGCTATTTAGTTGCTAAAATTGAAAACAATAAGTTGGTGGGGCGTTTTGTGAAAGCAGGCTTAAACAGAGTCATGGGGTTCTCTGCTGAAAAAAACAGGACTCGGTTTGATACCTCAGAAAATGCTAAACATGATATTTCTGGAAATTGGGAGACAGTTTTTAGTCCGGATTCTGATGCCAACAAATACATAGCAAAAGGGATTTTTAGTCAGAATGGGAATATGGTAACAGGAACTTTTAGAACAACCACAGGCGATTATCGCTATTTGGAAGGTGTATTGGATGGAAATCAACTTAAGTTATCAACTTTTGATGGTGCACATGCCTTTTTTTTCTCCGCTATGGTGACCGATAGCTCCATGGTTGGTACATTCTATTCTGGAGATCATTTTCAGGAACCCTTTGTGGCTAAACGTAACAACACTTATGAGTTACCGGATGCCAATACTCTTACCTTTCTAAAAGAAGGTTATGATAAAGTTGAATTTTCATTTCCTGATGAAACTGGAATGATGGTTTCTTTAAACGATGCACGTTTTAAGAATAAGACCGTTTTGGTTCAAATTATGGGTACCTGGTGTCCTAACTGTTTAGATGAAAGTAAGTTTTATTCAGAATTTTATAAAAACAATCGCGATAAGGATATAGAAATAGTAGCTTTGGCTTTTGAGTATGTGAAAACTGAAGATGCTGCTTTTAGTAATATTAAACGCTTAAAAGATAAAACAGGTATTGCATATCCTGTTTTGTTAGCACAATACGGTTCTTCAAGTAAGGTTAAGGCACAAGAGAAGCTACCCATGCTTAACCATGTGTTGTCTTATCCAACTACTATTTTTATTGATAAAAAAAGAGTGGTAAGGAAGATTCATACTGGGTTTAATGGGCCAGCTACTGGAGATAAGTACGTTGCTTTTAGAAAGGAGTTTGAGGCATTTGTTGGTGAGGTGTTGAATGAGTGA